In a genomic window of Polycladomyces abyssicola:
- the lysS gene encoding lysine--tRNA ligase: MAEEERNELERNELLQVRRDKMEALREKGVDPFGGKFERTNTAKQILDTYGDLSKEELEEKAVTVTIAGRLMSKRKQGKASFAHLQDVTGQIQIYVRLDRVGEEQYEIFSTADIGDWLGVSGTVFKTNRGETSVKADTVTFLTKSLRPLPEKFHGLKDVELRYRKRYLDLIMNPEVKETFILRSRIIAAIRRYLDERGFLEVETPTMHNIAGGAAARPFITHHNALDMDLYMRIAIELHLKRLIVGGLEKVYEIGRVYRNEGISTKHNPEFTMMELYQAYADFHDIMDLTENLIAHVAQEVLGTTKITYQGHEIDLTPPWDRKSMVELIKEHVGIDFKQEMSDEEARRLAKEHGVEIEPNMTFGHIVNEFFEQKVEDKLIQPTFVYGHPVAISPLAKKNAEDPRFTDRFELFIVGREHANAFSELNDPIDQRQRFEAQLAERAAGNDEAHPMDEDFLEALEYGMPPTGGLGIGIDRLVMLLTDSASIRDVLLFPLMRDR, translated from the coding sequence ATGGCAGAAGAAGAACGCAATGAACTGGAGCGGAACGAACTGTTACAAGTGCGCCGCGACAAAATGGAAGCACTCAGAGAAAAAGGGGTGGACCCGTTCGGCGGCAAGTTCGAACGGACGAACACCGCCAAGCAAATCCTGGACACCTATGGTGATTTGAGCAAAGAGGAACTGGAGGAGAAGGCGGTCACCGTCACCATCGCCGGTCGCCTCATGTCCAAGCGGAAACAGGGAAAAGCGTCGTTCGCCCATTTGCAGGATGTGACAGGCCAGATTCAGATCTATGTGCGGCTGGATCGGGTAGGGGAGGAACAGTACGAGATTTTCAGCACGGCCGATATCGGTGACTGGTTGGGTGTCTCGGGAACTGTGTTCAAAACCAATCGCGGCGAAACCAGTGTCAAAGCAGATACTGTCACGTTCCTGACCAAATCGCTGCGCCCCCTGCCGGAAAAATTCCATGGTCTCAAAGACGTGGAATTGCGTTACCGTAAACGGTATCTGGATCTCATCATGAATCCGGAAGTGAAGGAGACGTTCATCCTGCGGAGCCGGATTATCGCGGCGATCCGCCGGTACTTGGACGAACGCGGATTCCTCGAAGTGGAGACGCCGACCATGCACAACATCGCCGGCGGTGCGGCAGCACGTCCGTTCATCACGCATCATAATGCATTGGATATGGATCTGTACATGCGGATCGCCATCGAACTGCACCTGAAACGGTTGATCGTCGGCGGTTTGGAAAAAGTGTATGAGATCGGCCGCGTGTACCGGAACGAAGGGATCTCCACCAAGCACAATCCGGAATTCACCATGATGGAGCTGTACCAGGCATATGCCGACTTCCACGATATCATGGACCTGACGGAAAACCTGATCGCCCATGTGGCGCAGGAAGTGCTGGGCACAACCAAAATCACGTACCAAGGGCATGAGATCGACCTGACCCCGCCGTGGGACCGTAAATCGATGGTCGAGTTGATCAAGGAACACGTCGGTATCGACTTCAAACAGGAGATGAGCGACGAAGAAGCGCGTCGCCTGGCCAAGGAACACGGTGTCGAAATCGAGCCCAACATGACCTTCGGTCATATCGTCAACGAATTCTTCGAACAAAAAGTAGAGGACAAGCTGATCCAGCCCACCTTCGTTTACGGCCATCCGGTGGCCATTTCGCCCTTGGCCAAGAAAAATGCGGAAGATCCGCGGTTCACCGATCGGTTTGAGTTATTCATCGTCGGGCGCGAACACGCCAACGCATTCTCCGAACTGAACGACCCGATCGATCAGCGTCAGCGTTTTGAAGCGCAATTGGCCGAACGGGCCGCGGGCAATGACGAAGCCCACCCGATGGACGAAGATTTCCTCGAAGCGCTGGAGTACGGCATGCCGCCGACCGGGGGTCTCGGCATCGGCATCGACCGGCTGGTGATGCTGCTCACGGACAGCGCCTCGATCCGGGATGTTCTGTTGTTCCCGTTGATGCGTGATCGTTGA
- the hslO gene encoding Hsp33 family molecular chaperone HslO produces the protein MSDYAIRVTAANGQLRGFAVLTTGLVGELQRRHHTWPVASAALGRTVTVGAMMGLMLKSEQDRLTIQIKGDGPLGQIVVDADAQGHVRGYVDNPAVDLPPNAAGKLDVAGAVGKGMLYVIKDLGLKEPYRGASPIVSGELGDDFTYYFTSSEQIPSAVGVGVLVDRDASILASGGFIVQVMPGADDAVISAVEQQLSKVTSVTDLIQQGASPEDLLQAVLGDTDMQVHQRQPLSFACRCSRERIANVLRSLGREDLQKLLEEQGQAEVHCHFCNERYVFDRDELTTMIQSL, from the coding sequence ATGAGCGATTATGCCATTCGAGTCACAGCGGCCAATGGCCAATTGCGAGGATTTGCCGTATTGACCACCGGATTGGTGGGAGAATTGCAGAGACGGCATCATACCTGGCCGGTGGCAAGTGCCGCTTTGGGCCGTACGGTCACGGTTGGGGCTATGATGGGACTGATGCTGAAAAGCGAACAGGACCGGTTGACGATCCAGATCAAAGGGGATGGCCCGTTGGGGCAGATCGTCGTGGATGCCGATGCTCAAGGACATGTCCGGGGGTATGTGGACAATCCCGCCGTTGATTTGCCGCCCAATGCCGCCGGGAAACTGGATGTGGCGGGTGCAGTTGGGAAAGGAATGCTTTACGTGATCAAGGATTTGGGGCTCAAGGAGCCGTATCGGGGCGCATCTCCGATCGTCTCCGGTGAGCTGGGCGACGACTTCACCTATTATTTCACCAGTTCGGAGCAGATCCCATCCGCGGTCGGCGTGGGCGTGCTGGTAGACCGGGATGCTTCCATTCTCGCCTCCGGTGGTTTTATCGTCCAAGTCATGCCCGGTGCCGACGATGCGGTTATCTCCGCTGTTGAACAACAACTGTCCAAAGTCACATCGGTCACCGACCTGATCCAGCAGGGAGCCAGTCCCGAGGATTTGCTTCAAGCCGTGCTGGGTGACACTGATATGCAGGTCCATCAACGTCAGCCGCTCTCGTTTGCCTGCCGTTGCTCCCGTGAGCGGATTGCCAATGTGCTGCGCAGTTTGGGCAGGGAGGATCTGCAAAAATTATTGGAGGAACAAGGGCAGGCGGAAGTACACTGTCATTTTTGCAATGAACGGTACGTGTTTGATCGTGATGAATTGACCACGATGATCCAAAGTTTGTGA
- the folP gene encoding dihydropteroate synthase, which yields MTATPVSVVALKRPERPIIVGGHEIPVHRRTVVMGILNVTPDSFSDGGRYVDLDRAVAHARQMVAEGADIIDIGGESTRPGHKPVPVEEELKRVIPVIERVSREVNVPISIDTYKAETARQALKAGAHIVNDVWGFKRDPDMAKVVAEFGVPVILMHNREQATYDSLLDDIVADLRESIQIGRAQGVQEEQIILDPGIGFAKTYEENLTVMRHLETITSLGYPVLLGTSRKSMIGKTLDLPVNERVEGTAATVALGIAKGCSIIRVHDVQPMVRVARMMDAMLYGPEAPRG from the coding sequence ATGACGGCGACACCGGTTTCGGTTGTGGCTTTGAAACGGCCGGAACGCCCGATCATCGTCGGTGGTCATGAAATCCCGGTCCATCGGCGCACAGTAGTGATGGGCATCCTCAACGTCACGCCGGATTCGTTTTCTGACGGTGGGCGATACGTCGACCTGGACCGCGCCGTTGCACACGCGCGGCAAATGGTGGCTGAAGGAGCGGACATCATCGACATCGGCGGAGAATCGACGCGCCCCGGTCACAAACCGGTCCCTGTTGAAGAAGAACTGAAGCGCGTGATCCCGGTGATCGAGCGGGTGTCCCGGGAGGTAAATGTGCCGATTTCCATCGACACGTATAAAGCGGAGACAGCTCGGCAAGCACTGAAAGCAGGCGCCCACATCGTCAACGATGTGTGGGGATTCAAACGGGACCCCGATATGGCGAAGGTGGTGGCCGAATTCGGTGTGCCGGTCATCCTCATGCATAACCGCGAACAGGCGACGTACGATTCGCTTCTGGACGACATCGTTGCCGATTTACGGGAAAGTATCCAGATTGGCCGTGCTCAGGGAGTGCAGGAGGAGCAAATCATTTTGGATCCCGGCATCGGATTTGCCAAAACCTATGAGGAAAACCTCACGGTCATGCGGCATCTGGAAACGATCACGTCGTTGGGTTACCCCGTATTGCTCGGCACGTCGCGCAAATCGATGATCGGGAAAACGCTGGATCTGCCGGTGAACGAGCGGGTGGAAGGCACAGCGGCGACTGTGGCGCTCGGCATCGCCAAAGGATGCAGTATCATACGTGTCCACGACGTTCAACCGATGGTTCGCGTCGCCCGGATGATGGACGCGATGTTGTACGGTCCCGAAGCGCCGAGGGGGTGA
- a CDS encoding aminotransferase class IV, producing the protein MNYVWLNGKLVPENKAVVSVMDHGFLYGVGVFETLRVYAGHPFLLKDHVDRLSRGLQLLRIRPPLSSHEWAVAIRQLLDANGLRDAYVRISVTGGAVGPGLSVRQFDEPTTVIFARPLPKWPEQMYTEGKTVEVLDIPRQVPGGTESLKSHNYLNSVLARLEMGERFPTHEGLQLSPEGWIAEGIVTNLFFVRDGTIFTPSTDLGILPGVTRRFVLALARQAGLSVEEGRYPLSVLKEADEIFLTNSMQEIVPVRAIPGWFEKGAGPVAAGLLDAYRQWTGRLWSVRELEVASDPYL; encoded by the coding sequence ATGAACTACGTTTGGTTGAACGGGAAACTGGTGCCGGAAAACAAAGCCGTTGTCTCTGTGATGGATCACGGCTTTTTATACGGAGTGGGCGTCTTTGAAACCCTTCGAGTGTATGCGGGTCATCCGTTTCTGTTGAAGGATCATGTGGATCGTTTGTCCCGAGGTTTGCAATTGTTGCGCATCCGTCCGCCGCTTTCTTCGCATGAGTGGGCGGTGGCGATCCGACAACTGTTGGATGCCAACGGATTGCGTGACGCGTATGTTCGGATCAGCGTCACCGGAGGAGCGGTCGGGCCGGGACTGTCCGTCCGGCAATTCGATGAGCCGACAACGGTGATCTTTGCCCGTCCGTTGCCGAAATGGCCGGAACAGATGTATACGGAAGGCAAAACGGTGGAAGTGTTGGACATCCCCCGTCAAGTGCCGGGTGGGACGGAATCACTCAAATCGCATAACTACCTCAATTCCGTGTTGGCCCGCCTGGAGATGGGGGAGCGGTTTCCCACGCATGAGGGATTGCAACTCAGTCCCGAAGGTTGGATTGCCGAGGGAATCGTCACCAACCTGTTTTTTGTGCGGGATGGCACGATTTTCACTCCGTCGACGGATCTCGGGATTTTACCCGGCGTAACAAGACGATTCGTACTGGCACTCGCCCGGCAGGCGGGTTTATCGGTGGAAGAAGGCCGGTATCCCTTATCGGTATTGAAAGAAGCAGATGAGATATTTCTCACCAACTCCATGCAGGAAATCGTACCGGTCCGAGCGATACCGGGTTGGTTCGAAAAAGGTGCCGGACCAGTAGCCGCCGGATTGTTGGATGCCTACCGGCAATGGACCGGTCGGTTGTGGAGCGTCCGTGAGTTGGAAGTGGCATCAGACCCGTATTTGTGA
- the cysK gene encoding cysteine synthase A produces the protein MRVGNNILELIGQTPVVKLNRIVGKTDADVYLKLEFFNPGGSVKDRIALSMIEDAEKRGILKPGDTILEPTSGNTGIGLAMVAAAKGYRALLVMPDTMSLERRNLLRAFGAELVLTPGAQGMKGAIAKAEEIAKEHPEYFVPQQFKNPANVKIHMETTAQELLEQMDGHFDAFVAGIGTGGTITGVGKVIKEKIPGVHIAAVEPAASPVLSGGKPGPHKIQGIGAGFVPDILDTEIYDEVITVENEEAFEWARRMAREEGILGGISSGAAVAAAIKVARRLGQGKKVVAVVPSNGERYLTTPLFQFEE, from the coding sequence ATGCGAGTGGGCAACAATATTTTGGAACTCATCGGTCAAACTCCGGTTGTGAAATTGAATCGAATTGTCGGGAAAACGGACGCGGACGTGTATCTGAAGCTCGAATTCTTCAACCCGGGCGGCAGTGTGAAAGACCGGATCGCCCTTTCCATGATTGAAGACGCGGAAAAGCGGGGTATTTTGAAACCTGGTGACACGATTCTGGAGCCGACCAGCGGCAACACCGGGATCGGTCTGGCGATGGTGGCAGCGGCCAAAGGATATCGAGCACTGTTGGTCATGCCGGATACGATGAGCTTGGAGCGGCGCAACTTGTTGCGTGCGTTTGGTGCAGAACTGGTACTCACGCCGGGTGCGCAAGGCATGAAAGGAGCGATCGCCAAAGCGGAAGAGATCGCAAAAGAACATCCGGAATATTTTGTTCCGCAACAATTCAAAAACCCGGCCAACGTCAAAATCCACATGGAAACGACGGCACAGGAGTTGTTGGAGCAAATGGACGGCCACTTCGATGCATTCGTGGCCGGGATCGGTACGGGCGGTACGATCACGGGTGTCGGTAAGGTGATCAAGGAGAAAATCCCCGGTGTTCACATCGCTGCTGTGGAACCGGCGGCATCTCCGGTGCTTTCCGGTGGTAAACCGGGACCGCACAAAATTCAGGGAATCGGTGCCGGTTTCGTTCCGGATATTCTGGATACGGAGATTTATGATGAAGTGATCACCGTAGAAAATGAAGAAGCATTCGAGTGGGCTCGTCGGATGGCACGGGAAGAGGGTATCCTGGGAGGAATCTCTTCCGGTGCGGCCGTTGCGGCAGCGATCAAAGTGGCCCGTCGTTTGGGTCAAGGCAAAAAAGTGGTGGCCGTCGTGCCGAGCAACGGCGAACGTTATCTGACCACCCCGCTGTTCCAATTTGAAGAGTAA
- a CDS encoding type III pantothenate kinase, whose protein sequence is MLMVMDVGNTNIVAGLYQGKELVHHWRIHTDRNSTEDEYGMLLKNLFEHAGLRFEQVDGAIISSVVPPITHVLRNLVKKYLGLTPLVVGPGVKTGLNILYENPREVGADRIANAVAAIEQYGAPVIIVDFGTATTFCFVNEQGHYVGGAITPGVTVSSEALYQRTAKLTRVEIVKPESVVGRNTVQAIQSGIFYGYVGVVDGIVTRMKQLLHKKPTVVATGGLAELICGDAETIDVVDPFLTLEGLRLIYERNRNR, encoded by the coding sequence ATGTTAATGGTAATGGACGTCGGCAATACCAACATCGTAGCCGGGCTGTATCAGGGCAAGGAATTGGTGCATCATTGGCGGATTCATACGGATCGAAATTCCACTGAAGACGAATACGGCATGCTCCTCAAAAATTTGTTTGAGCACGCCGGTTTGCGTTTTGAACAAGTGGACGGTGCGATCATCTCTTCTGTCGTCCCGCCGATCACCCATGTGTTGCGCAATTTGGTCAAAAAATATTTGGGACTGACCCCGCTGGTCGTTGGTCCCGGTGTTAAAACGGGACTCAACATCCTGTACGAAAACCCGCGGGAAGTTGGGGCCGACCGAATCGCCAATGCGGTAGCGGCCATCGAGCAATACGGTGCTCCCGTGATTATCGTCGATTTCGGCACGGCAACTACCTTCTGCTTTGTCAACGAACAAGGGCATTATGTAGGTGGGGCGATCACACCGGGTGTCACGGTTTCCAGTGAGGCATTGTACCAACGGACGGCCAAACTGACACGGGTGGAAATCGTCAAGCCGGAAAGCGTGGTGGGGCGCAATACGGTGCAGGCGATTCAGTCGGGGATTTTTTATGGTTATGTCGGTGTGGTGGATGGAATCGTCACCCGTATGAAACAACTGCTCCACAAGAAGCCCACCGTTGTGGCCACCGGAGGCTTGGCGGAACTAATCTGCGGCGATGCGGAGACGATTGATGTGGTCGACCCGTTCCTCACTCTGGAAGGATTGCGGTTGATCTACGAACGCAACCGGAACAGGTGA
- the folB gene encoding dihydroneopterin aldolase: MDKIFFRRMQFYGYHGVYSEENKLGQRFYVDLELMLDLSVPAETDDLKRTVDYAKVYETVRELVEGRTYRLVEALAESIAQALLTNFPIEEVWVRVTKPDPPIPGHYDAVGVEIRRKRR; this comes from the coding sequence GTGGACAAGATCTTTTTCCGCCGGATGCAATTTTATGGCTATCATGGCGTGTATTCCGAAGAAAACAAACTGGGTCAACGCTTTTACGTCGATCTGGAGTTGATGCTGGACTTGTCCGTACCGGCGGAGACGGATGATCTGAAACGGACGGTGGATTATGCGAAAGTGTACGAAACGGTCCGGGAGCTTGTAGAGGGGCGCACGTACCGATTGGTGGAGGCGTTGGCCGAATCGATCGCGCAAGCGTTGCTCACCAACTTCCCGATCGAAGAGGTATGGGTGCGTGTCACCAAGCCTGATCCCCCGATACCGGGACATTATGATGCGGTGGGTGTGGAAATCCGCCGGAAACGCCGATGA
- the ftsH gene encoding ATP-dependent zinc metalloprotease FtsH codes for MKNVFRIPGLYIILILVVVGIVNIIANQGTDTVTLTYDQYRAKLAAGQIENVTVQPEGNTTYRIEGKLKGKPDKTFVVEAPMLNGSTVVQDLVKYKVRHSYEKAKSDSVWLTFFTSIIPFVIILLLFFFLLNQAQGGGSRVMNFGKSRAKLYNEEKKKVTFNDVAGADEEKAELVEIVEFLKDPRKFAAVGARIPKGVLLVGPPGTGKTLLARAVAGEAGVPFFSISGSDFVEMFVGVGASRVRDLFEQAKKNHPCIIFIDEIDAVGRQRGAGLGGGHDEREQTLNQLLVEMDGFGANEGIIIMAATNRPDILDPALLRPGRFDRQITVNRPDVKGREEILKVHARNKPLANDVNLEVIAQRTTGFTGADLENLLNEAALLAARRNKKTISMEEVDEAIDRVIAGPQKKSRVISEKEKKTIAYHEAGHTIVGYYLEHADTVHKVTVVPRGQAGGYVVMLPKEDRFLLTKSELLDKVTGLLAGRVAEEIVFGEISTGAHNDFEKATSIVRRMITEYGMSDKLAPMQFGRPQGHVFLGRDLGHEQNYSDAIAYEIDQEMQEMIRSCYERAKKLLLEKRKELELVAQTLLVKETLDADEIKQLLETGKLDDPEVNEKIRINIQGKDQVQADGKPKSAEPTEPNDDRSESESPSDENPKDPED; via the coding sequence ATGAAAAACGTCTTCCGGATTCCCGGATTATATATTATTCTCATCCTTGTCGTCGTCGGGATTGTGAACATTATCGCAAACCAAGGAACCGACACCGTAACGCTTACGTACGATCAATACCGAGCCAAACTGGCGGCGGGCCAGATCGAGAACGTTACCGTTCAACCGGAAGGAAATACGACCTACCGTATCGAAGGGAAGCTGAAAGGGAAGCCGGATAAAACGTTCGTTGTCGAGGCGCCGATGCTGAACGGCAGCACCGTCGTGCAAGATTTGGTGAAGTACAAAGTTCGGCACTCCTATGAAAAGGCGAAAAGCGACTCTGTCTGGCTGACCTTTTTTACGTCCATCATTCCTTTCGTGATTATTCTGCTGCTCTTTTTCTTTTTGTTGAACCAAGCGCAGGGCGGCGGCAGTCGCGTGATGAACTTCGGAAAAAGCCGCGCCAAGCTATATAACGAAGAGAAGAAAAAAGTCACGTTTAACGATGTAGCGGGCGCGGACGAAGAAAAAGCGGAATTGGTGGAAATCGTCGAGTTTCTCAAAGACCCTCGCAAATTTGCGGCTGTAGGTGCACGCATTCCCAAGGGTGTATTGCTCGTAGGGCCGCCCGGAACGGGGAAAACGCTGTTGGCTCGTGCCGTTGCAGGGGAAGCGGGCGTGCCGTTTTTCAGTATCAGCGGTTCTGACTTTGTGGAGATGTTCGTCGGTGTGGGGGCTTCCCGTGTCCGGGATTTGTTTGAGCAGGCCAAGAAAAACCATCCGTGTATCATCTTTATCGACGAGATCGATGCTGTCGGTCGTCAGCGGGGGGCCGGATTGGGTGGCGGCCATGACGAGCGTGAGCAAACCTTGAACCAATTGCTCGTGGAGATGGATGGTTTCGGTGCCAACGAAGGCATTATCATCATGGCAGCGACCAACCGTCCGGACATCCTTGACCCCGCGTTGCTTCGTCCGGGTCGTTTCGACCGCCAGATCACGGTAAACCGACCCGACGTAAAAGGGCGTGAAGAGATTCTGAAGGTGCATGCCCGTAACAAACCGTTGGCCAATGATGTCAACTTGGAAGTAATTGCGCAGCGAACAACCGGATTCACGGGCGCTGATCTGGAAAACCTGTTGAACGAGGCGGCGCTGTTGGCGGCGCGGCGGAACAAGAAAACGATCAGCATGGAAGAGGTCGACGAGGCGATCGATCGCGTGATCGCGGGACCGCAAAAGAAAAGCCGCGTCATCAGCGAAAAGGAGAAAAAGACAATCGCCTATCACGAAGCAGGTCACACGATCGTGGGGTACTACCTGGAGCATGCCGATACCGTGCACAAGGTGACAGTCGTTCCGCGCGGCCAAGCAGGCGGATATGTCGTCATGCTGCCCAAAGAAGATCGTTTCCTGCTCACCAAAAGCGAGTTGCTGGATAAAGTGACCGGATTGCTGGCCGGACGCGTCGCTGAGGAGATCGTGTTCGGTGAAATCAGCACCGGTGCGCATAACGACTTTGAGAAGGCCACCTCCATCGTACGCCGGATGATTACGGAGTACGGCATGAGCGACAAACTGGCGCCGATGCAATTTGGCCGTCCGCAGGGACACGTCTTCCTGGGACGCGATCTGGGTCATGAGCAAAACTACTCCGATGCGATCGCGTACGAAATCGACCAGGAGATGCAGGAGATGATCCGCAGTTGCTACGAGCGGGCGAAAAAGCTGTTGCTGGAAAAACGCAAGGAGCTGGAGCTCGTGGCACAGACCCTGCTGGTCAAAGAGACGTTGGATGCCGACGAGATCAAACAGTTGCTTGAAACCGGCAAACTGGATGATCCGGAAGTGAACGAGAAAATCCGGATCAACATCCAGGGCAAAGATCAGGTACAAGCGGATGGAAAACCGAAATCCGCGGAACCGACTGAACCGAACGACGACCGATCCGAATCGGAATCGCCTTCTGACGAAAACCCGAAGGATCCGGAAGATTAA
- a CDS encoding anthranilate synthase component II yields the protein MIWLIDNYDSFTYNLVQYLLSSGEALEVYRNDEITLSDIETAQPSALILSPGPGSPDTAGICLDVVRRFAGRIPILGVCLGHQIIAQAFGGRVVHARRLMHGKTSPVYHDGQTLFRGLPSPFQAMRYHSLVVERDSLPPQFEISAWTAEGEVMAIRHRQYPVEGVQFHPESILTEHGLSLLLQFLDTYLRRPAPQKRGIRL from the coding sequence ATGATTTGGTTGATCGACAACTATGACTCGTTTACCTATAATTTGGTGCAATATCTGCTTTCATCGGGCGAAGCGCTGGAAGTGTATCGCAATGATGAGATTACCCTTTCGGATATTGAAACAGCGCAACCGTCCGCGTTGATTCTCTCTCCGGGACCGGGATCACCCGATACGGCGGGTATCTGCCTGGATGTGGTCCGACGGTTTGCCGGGCGCATCCCGATTTTGGGCGTTTGCCTGGGGCATCAGATCATCGCCCAAGCTTTTGGCGGTCGAGTGGTACATGCCCGTCGGTTGATGCACGGCAAGACATCACCCGTTTACCACGACGGGCAAACACTGTTTCGCGGGTTGCCTTCGCCGTTTCAAGCCATGCGCTATCATTCGCTGGTGGTGGAGCGGGACAGTTTGCCGCCGCAATTTGAGATCAGCGCGTGGACGGCGGAGGGGGAAGTGATGGCCATCCGCCATCGGCAGTACCCTGTCGAAGGTGTGCAGTTTCATCCAGAATCAATCTTGACCGAACATGGTTTATCCCTGCTGTTGCAGTTTCTGGATACGTATCTCCGGCGACCGGCGCCGCAAAAACGGGGGATACGGCTATGA
- the folK gene encoding 2-amino-4-hydroxy-6-hydroxymethyldihydropteridine diphosphokinase, translating to MKHEVTAYIGMGSNLGDRLGYLQSAVDRLHETTGIRVTRVSRVYETAPVGVAEQPDFLNLVAELRTTLSAEAILDVLLSVERSLRRVRLVRWGPRTIDLDLLLYGEETINRPSLTVPHPRMTERAFVLVPLGELAGNHRIPGTDATVGEWIARLPAEEGIRLYEGRISLPEVKKEPDTV from the coding sequence ATGAAACACGAAGTTACGGCATACATCGGAATGGGCTCCAATCTGGGCGATCGGCTCGGTTACCTGCAGTCGGCAGTTGACCGTTTGCACGAAACGACCGGGATTCGCGTCACACGGGTATCTCGTGTCTATGAGACGGCGCCGGTCGGGGTTGCGGAACAACCGGATTTTCTCAATCTGGTCGCCGAACTGCGGACCACATTGTCAGCGGAAGCGATCTTGGATGTGCTTCTTTCGGTGGAGCGGTCGCTCCGCCGGGTTCGCCTGGTGCGGTGGGGGCCGCGTACAATCGACCTGGATTTGCTCCTGTACGGGGAAGAAACGATCAACCGTCCTTCGTTGACCGTTCCTCATCCTCGGATGACGGAACGCGCTTTTGTGCTGGTCCCGCTCGGGGAATTGGCTGGGAATCACCGGATTCCCGGAACCGACGCGACGGTAGGCGAATGGATCGCACGGTTGCCGGCAGAGGAAGGCATTCGGCTGTATGAAGGACGGATTTCTCTTCCCGAAGTGAAAAAAGAACCAGATACCGTATGA
- the dusB gene encoding tRNA dihydrouridine synthase DusB: MTKFRIGPVELKNQVVLAPMAGVCNPAFRLIAKEFGAGLVCAEMVSDKAILHGNERTKQMLYVDEREKPLSLQIFGGSKETLVEAAKYVDQYTNADIIDINMGCPAPKIIKCDAGAKWLLDPNKIEEMVSAVVAAVKKPVTVKMRIGWDEDHIYVVDNALAAERGGAQAVAVHGRTRAQMYTGRARWEYIRQVKEAVKIPVIGNGDVFTPQDARRMLDETGCDAVMIGRAALGNPWMLYRTVHYLTTGELLPEPTPREKVEIALLHMDRLIKLKGEKVAVREMRKHASWYLKGMRGAAKVKDQINEQETREGMERVLLQFVEQLEAEQMVQSA; this comes from the coding sequence ATGACGAAGTTTCGGATTGGGCCGGTGGAATTGAAAAACCAAGTCGTACTGGCTCCGATGGCTGGCGTGTGCAACCCGGCTTTCCGCCTGATCGCCAAAGAGTTCGGTGCCGGGTTGGTCTGCGCGGAGATGGTGAGCGACAAGGCGATTCTGCACGGAAACGAGCGGACGAAACAGATGTTGTACGTGGATGAACGGGAAAAACCGCTCAGCCTGCAGATTTTCGGCGGTAGCAAGGAAACGTTGGTGGAAGCCGCCAAATACGTGGATCAATACACCAACGCTGATATTATTGACATCAACATGGGATGCCCGGCTCCCAAAATCATCAAGTGCGACGCCGGGGCCAAATGGTTGCTCGATCCCAACAAAATCGAGGAAATGGTGTCCGCGGTGGTGGCGGCGGTGAAAAAGCCGGTCACCGTCAAAATGCGGATCGGTTGGGACGAAGATCACATCTACGTCGTGGACAACGCGCTGGCGGCGGAACGTGGCGGCGCGCAGGCAGTGGCTGTTCACGGACGGACGCGGGCGCAGATGTACACTGGACGCGCACGCTGGGAATACATCCGGCAGGTGAAGGAAGCCGTCAAGATTCCCGTTATCGGAAACGGGGACGTCTTCACGCCCCAAGACGCTCGCCGCATGCTGGATGAAACGGGTTGCGACGCCGTCATGATCGGACGCGCCGCATTGGGCAATCCGTGGATGCTCTACCGGACGGTGCACTACCTGACCACGGGAGAACTGCTTCCCGAACCGACGCCGCGTGAAAAGGTAGAAATTGCTTTGTTGCACATGGACCGGCTGATCAAGCTGAAGGGTGAAAAAGTGGCTGTCCGCGAAATGCGCAAACACGCATCCTGGTACTTGAAAGGAATGCGCGGTGCAGCCAAGGTGAAAGATCAAATAAACGAGCAGGAGACACGGGAAGGAATGGAACGTGTCCTGCTTCAATTCGTGGAGCAACTGGAAGCTGAACAAATGGTACAATCCGCTTGA